A region of the Gopherus evgoodei ecotype Sinaloan lineage chromosome 15, rGopEvg1_v1.p, whole genome shotgun sequence genome:
GCCATGAAAGCTCCTCGAATTGcaccaggaggagggggggggaTGCAGAACAGACTAGGGCGAGGGGGCCAGTTTCCCTCTGGAATTAAAGCTCCCTTCGCTGAGGAAttaatgaggggggcagggagagaggggaaaagactTAAAAACATAAGACTGAAAAAGGCAAACAAGCCCAAGCACCTACCGCCAGGCCGCCGCCTCCCGGGCCGGAGCTGCGGGATAAGCCCGAATCCAGAGCAGGGCAGAGACCGGGGCCCCCGGAGACCCCGAAGCCAGTTTGCAGCGCGGGCCGCTGGAACACGCCTCGGATGCGGGGTAATGTGGGGGTCTGTTGCTTTAACGCGTCCTCTTGCTCTCCCGAAAGCGGAAACTGCTGCTGTTGGGGGGGTTGTGTAGGATCCCGGATTTTTCCACGGCGGAGCTGGACGCTGCGTTCTGGGGCCAGCTGCGGTTGCAATTATTTTATGATTTTGCTCCTGTGCCAGGGTCCCCGACCTGCCTGCGTGGAGTAAATCCGGTCAGTTAGCGCGCCCGGGGGGCTCCGGTTTCTGGCGAGGGACGCGCCCAGCTCCCCCACAATGGAGCCGGGGGCCGTTCAGCAGAAAATGGATGAGAGCGAAGCGGGATCGAAACCCCCCACCactacgcacacacacacacaccctgccgcTGTCTTTACTGGGGCGTGGGGGGGCAAGGtgatcccgccccccccccccgcaaagcTGAGCGGGGCTTTTCATTCATTGCCACCTCCCCGGacacccagggctgcagggagccgcCCCGGGCACGGCGCTGCGCACGGGACTCACCTGACGGGCTCTGGATTTTCTAGTGCCGAGTCGCATGGTCCCCCTGCCCCGGGAGAGAAGCGGAGCCGCCGGCTCCTGGGCCCTGCCTCGCCCGCTGCCTGGACAAACGGAACTCCCTTTTcttcctgctcctctgcctttGCCAATGCAAATAGGGAGGCTGCTGCGTGCATGGCCCCGGCTACATGCCCTCCGCTCCCCAGGCCCGGAGCTGGCGCCCTCGCACTCGGAGCGGGCAGGAGCTGCTGGGATCCAGACAAAGTAACGTCCTTGCCGCAGCTGCACGAGCCGagcgggctgggggaggggagaggaaatccCTACATTGCACCGCGCAAAACAAGAGGAGGAAACAGAGATTTGCTGCTCGGACTcttgcacacacaaaaagaagAAGCGAGGCGGCAGCCGGGACCCCCCCGCGCGCGGCTCAGCACAATCCTCCCCGCCCCCGTTCCCCTCGGGGCAGGCGGGCGCTGGCTTTGCACCGGCGGCTCTTTCCCTGCACTCGGGGGGCGGctggtttttcaccttccttgccTCGCAGCGATCTCCAGCAGTGCCCTGAGCCCGGCGGGGTTGGCGGCTCCGGGCTCGCTTGGCGCCTCGGCCTCCCGTGGCTTCGTTTGGCTGCTCCTCCTGGCAGGGCACTGCGGAGGCCATGGCCCCTCTGGGGCGGTGACCCCCAgccgctggagccagccctgccagggtctccctctcccctcctggacTGTGGGCAGCCGGCcttgtagcacctagaggccccggCCAGATCGGGTGGTGCTGGACGCTGCACATATGTGGAGCCAGATACaacggccccacccccaccacttaCTTATG
Encoded here:
- the LOC115635603 gene encoding uncharacterized protein LOC115635603, with the protein product MCSVQHHPIWPGPLGATRPAAHSPGGERETLAGLAPAAGGHRPRGAMASAVPCQEEQPNEATGGRGAKRARSRQPRRAQGTAGDRCEARKVKNQPPPECRERAAGAKPAPACPEGNGGGEDCAEPRAGGSRLPPRFFFLCVQESEQQISVSSSCFARCNVGISSPLPQPARLVQLRQGRYFVWIPAAPARSECEGASSGPGERRACSRGHARSSLPICIGKGRGAGRKGSSVCPGSGRGRAQEPAAPLLSRGRGTMRLGTRKSRARQAGRGPWHRSKIIK